A genomic stretch from Juglans microcarpa x Juglans regia isolate MS1-56 chromosome 3S, Jm3101_v1.0, whole genome shotgun sequence includes:
- the LOC121257909 gene encoding uncharacterized protein LOC121257909 translates to MVLYKPKKNQNAKGNRLLVSITVLGSAGPIRFVVSEHELVATVTDTALKSYAREGRLPVLGSNLDDFFLYCPNAGPDALSPWDTIGSQGARNFMLCKKPQPVKVADDGRSIPAMSRRGNGSWRSRINKALNLRISSH, encoded by the exons ATGGTGTTGTACAAGCCGAAGAAAAATCAGAACGCCAAGGGCAACAGGCTCTTGGTGAGTATTACGGTCCTGGGCAGCGCCGGTCCGATCCGGTTCGTGGTCAGTGAGCACGAGCTTGTCGCCACTGTGACCGACACCGCTCTCAAATCCTATGCGCGTGAAGGTCGGCTTCCGGTTCTTGGGTCGAATCTCGATGATTTCTTTCTCTACTGCCCCAATGCTGGACCTGATG CTTTGAGTCCTTGGGACACAATTGGATCACAAGGAGCTCGGAACTTCATGCTATGCAAGAAGCCCCAGCCGGTGAAAGTTGCAGATGATGGAAGATCGATACCTGCAATGTCTCGAAGGGGGAATGGGAGTTGGAGGTCACGGATCAACAAGGCTCTCAATCTAAGGATTTCTTCCCATTAA